One Falsihalocynthiibacter arcticus DNA segment encodes these proteins:
- a CDS encoding YdcH family protein: protein MNMSSHLNELRRKHQTLSTKVETAQKSPSADELTIANMKKQKLLLKEQINRLSEA from the coding sequence ATGAACATGAGTTCGCATTTGAATGAGCTCCGTAGAAAACATCAAACTCTTTCCACTAAAGTCGAGACGGCGCAGAAGAGCCCCTCAGCAGATGAGCTTACCATTGCAAATATGAAGAAACAGAAATTGTTGCTAAAAGAGCAGATTAACCGATTGTCCGAAGCTTAG